A genomic window from Silene latifolia isolate original U9 population chromosome Y, ASM4854445v1, whole genome shotgun sequence includes:
- the LOC141630392 gene encoding uncharacterized protein LOC141630392 — protein MSLKSRRKFGFVNGTIKKPTSTVDLENWEAVQRTLVQWIRHTIDPSLLANVSYVDDASVLWSELKAQFAVVDGTKIHGLKTQLHNCKQTKVMDVTSYYGKLKSLWDSLVIHEPPFACTCGKCECGIGPKAIQRLDNERLHQVFMGLDSTLYGHIRSQEFQLETLPSLNRAYNIVLQEERLCTANMDLDVLAVTAFATPSAPNSIVWRALRDKERGERQQLFCSVCNTRGHEAHMCFFKTLKFPDWWGDRPRNLADYRRYRSKGSRGGASGTTGSATAGTGAGSGSASNTVHTNAITAGASYSALLASDR, from the coding sequence ATGTCGTTAAAATCGCGACGCAAATTCGGCTTTGTTAATGGGACAATCAAGAAACCCACTAGCACAGTTGATCTCGAAAATTGGGAAGCAGTTCAGCGCACGCTCGTCCAATGGATCCGGCACACCATAGATCCCTCCTTGTTGGCTAACGTTTCTTACGTCGATGATGCTTCCGTCTTATGGTCGGAATTGAAAGCACAGTTTGCGGTGGTAGATGGCACGAAAATCCATGGCCTCAAAACACAATTGCATAACTGCAAACAAACAAAAGTTATGGACGTTACATCTTACTACGGTAAACTAAAATCGCTATGGGACTCACTCGTTATTCATGAACCACCATTTGCTTGTACTTGTGGAAAATGTGAATGCGGTATTGGCCCGAAAGCTATTCAACGCTTAGATAATGAACGTTTACATCAAGTTTTCATGGGACTTGACTCTACTTTATATGGCCATATACGGTCACAAGAGTTTCAATTAGAGACGTTGCCATCGCTTAATCGTGCATATAACATTGTCCTTCAAGAAGAACGACTCTGTACCGCTAATATGGATCTTGATGTCTTGGCTGTTACAGCCTTTGCCACGCCATCTGCTCCTAATTCCATAGTCTGGCGCGCTCTTCGAGACAAGGAGCGCGGGGAGCGTCAACAGCTTTTTTGTTCTGTCTGCAATACCAGGGGACACGAAGCTCATATGTGCTTCTTTAAGACCTTGAAGTTTCCTGATTGGTGGGGCGACAGGCCTCGCAATTTAGCCGACTATCGTCGTTATAGGTCCAAGGGATCACGAGGGGGAGCCTCTGGTACTACCGGGTCAGCTACGGCTGGTACAGGGGCTGGGTCGGGAAGTGCTTCGAACACTGTGCACACAAATGCCATAACAGCTGGTGCGAGTTATTCTGCTCTTCTTGCCTCGGATCGCTGA